In a genomic window of Methanobrevibacter oralis:
- a CDS encoding DUF1858 domain-containing protein codes for MEKITKETKLDYLLEKYPFLIDEIPKIHKKFKLLKTPIAKVMLKKATVNDISKKSGISTDIIIKKLTELIDSHESK; via the coding sequence ATGGAAAAAATCACAAAAGAAACAAAATTAGATTATCTTTTAGAAAAATATCCGTTTCTTATTGATGAAATCCCAAAGATTCACAAAAAATTCAAATTGCTAAAAACTCCAATTGCTAAAGTCATGTTGAAAAAAGCAACTGTTAATGATATAAGCAAAAAATCTGGAATAAGTACAGATATAATTATCAAAAAGTTAACAGAGTTGATTGATTCTCATGAAAGCAAATAA